Genomic segment of Paenibacillus sp. FSL R5-0912:
GGCCTTTGTACCATGTGCAGTTCCATAAACCTTAGATCCCGCTCACCCGCGCCACGGCCTCACTGATATCAATCACTTCTTTGGTCCCGGCTCTGCGGTCCATATATTCGACCTTCTGCTCTGCTGCACCCTTGCCGACAACCAGCGCAACCGGAATGCCGATCAGCCCGGAATCCTTGAACTTGACCCCGGCCCGCTCATCCCGGTCATCCAGCAGCGTCTCAATGCCGATGGCGGTGAGCTGTGCGTACAATGCTTCAGCAACCTCACGCTGCCCCTTATCCTTCACGGACATCAGCAGAATGTGAACCGTATAAGGAGCTATGGCCGCCGGCCAGTTCAGCCCCTGATCATCATGATTCTGCTCGGCTACAGACGACAGGAGCCGCGAAATGCCAATACCATAGCACCCCATCACCATAGGCTGACTCCGCCCGGCCGTATCTAAGAAGGTCGCACCCAGCTTCTCGCTATAGACTGTGCCGAGCTTGAAGACATGCCCTACCTCAATCCCCTGATGAAAAACCAGCTTCTCTTCGCCACACTCCGGACAGAGATCACCTGAAGCAGCGTTGCGGAAATCCCCTACATGCGTAAGCGTGAAATCTCGGCCAGGCACTACGCCACTCAGATGGTAATCTTTGTCCCCGGCACCTGTGACCGCCTCTGTCATGCCGGCAACGGCTGCGTCAACCAGGATGGTCAAAGACAATCCTACCGGACCGACAAAGCCGCTTTCAACTCCGGCTACCGCCTGCACACTATCATACTCAGCCAATGCGATTTCACCGCAGCCCAGATATTTCTGCACTTTGAGCTCGTTAACCTCATGATCTCCTCGGACTAATACAGCAAAGGTCTTACCGCCGTCTGTGTAGATTAACGTCTTGATAATCTCCTGCGGTTTAATCCGGCTCTCCTGCTCCAGCTGCTGGATCGTCTTCTGATTAGGCGTGTGGAACTTTACAGGAACAGGAATGCCGCTGTAATCCCGCTCCTCGAATGCGGCTACACCGCGTACTTCAGCCTGCTCCAGATTTGCGGCATAATCGCAGATGGAGCAGACCGCAACCGTATCCTCTCCAATCTCTGACAGAGCCATAAATTCGTGATTCTGGCCTTTTCCGCCGATAGCTCCGGCATTGGCCTGCACTGCCCGGTAGGTCAGACCGCAGCGGTTAAATATCCGCCCGTAGGCATTGTACATCTGCTCATAGTTCAAATCGAGACCTTCCCAGCCTGTGTCAAAAGAGTAAGCATCCTTCATAAGGAACTCCCTGCCCCGCAGCAGCCCCGAACGCGGACGGCGTTCATCGCGGAACTTCGTCTGAATCTGATACACCGTGAGGGGAAGGCGCCGGTAGGAGTTAATTTCATCCCTTACAAGTGCTGTCACTACCTCTTCATGGGTAGGTCCCAGCACAAATTCCCGTTCATGACGGTCCTGCAGCTTCATAAGCTCCTTACCGTACACGTCATATCGGTCAGATTCTTTCCAGAGCTCTGCGGGCTGCAGAGAGGGCATGAGCAGCTCCTGTGCTCCGGATGCATCCATCTCTTCCCTGACTATGTTCTCAATCTTGCGGAGTACCCTCCGCCCCAGCGGCATATATGTATATACTCCTGCCGCCAGCTGGCGGATATATCCGGCACGCAGCAGCAACTGATGGCTCATCGTTTCTGCTTCAGCAGGGGCTTCGCGGAGAGTTGTGACGAATAGATTGGTTTGGCGCATACGGATCAGCCTCTTTCTTCGATAAATGTGTTATGTTGCCGCTTAAGTCTCTTTGAATACGCAAAAAAGACGCATCCGTCAGGGACGAATGCGTCGTGTTACCACCCTGGTTCAACCGCCTTAGAGAGAGCCTGGCGATCCTTAAATCCGGATAACGGCCGGGGCCGGCAGCATTACGCATATTGCCATAAGCTGCAGCTTCCAAGGCAGGATATGCCTCACACGCACTTGAGGGACCTTTCAGCCGGTGAATCCCCTCTCTGTTCTGGCGGGTACGGAAACATAGATCCTTGGTCAACGCTTTGTACATTATAAATATTGTACTTAATCTATACGATATATCGGCACCCGTCAAGTCGGTACTGCAAAATTACAATTATGATAAAATTCAATATTTTGTTATATGTATCCCCTTTCATTCCCAGAAATTTGTGATACAATTAAATATTTTTTTCAAGCGCTTTTAGATATGAAAAAAATGTGTCGATAAACCGAATATATGAATAGAGTTATTCAAAGAAACGGCTACATTCTCATATAAAAGCCGATTTCCATGTATCCGAGGGGGAACCATTCCAATGTCCAAATCCGTCAACCGTTCTAAGCGAAAATCCAAATCAGGTTCACTGCAGAGAAAAATGATGATTCTATTCAGTATTATGCTGGTGATCCCCATCCTGCTCGTAAGTACTTTCTCGTATTTCAGTGCAAATAAGCAACTGGAGATCAAAATGCAGGATTCCACGCATTCCAGTGTGGATCTTGTCGCAAGTACAATTAACGAATATGTTTCAGCCGCAATGCGAAATGTAGATCTGCTAAGCCAGCAGATTAATTCTTCCGATATTGATGCTAATTCGCCGGAAACACGTACGCTGATTGAATTGTTCATGAAGGCGCATCCCGAGCTGGAGATCCTAACGGTGGGCAATGATCAGGGTGCGTGGATGAAAGCTCCCGATCCCGGGAAGCAGGAATATGATCCGCGTACCAGAGACTGGTATAAGGCAACCCTGTTGAATCCCGGTAAAATCACGATCATCGATCCTTTTGTCTCAGCAACAACCGGCAACTATACGCTCTTTATCTCGGAAACGCTGAAGGATGGCCAGGGTGCGATTACAACCAGCCTCAACCTGAAAGCCTTAAGTGAGAAAATCAACAAGACCACACCAGGGGAAACAGGCTATTTTTATATTGTTGACCGGAATCATAAGTTCGTCTCTCATCCCATAAAAGCTGCAGGTGATGATGTAGCAGACTATGTCGTGGAGATGCTGGTTAATGAGAGTGGAGATCTGAACTATACGAATCCGGATTCAGGCATGGATATGCGGGGTTACTATACAACCGATGCGAATACCGGATTCAAGATTGTCGGCATTCTTCCGACCCAGGAATTCTCTGATGCGACGCAGCCTATTATTAATACAGGAGCAATTGTACTGGCCGTGTCTCTGATTGTCAGCATGACCTTATTGTTCCTGATTATCCGTTCCATCACGAATCCGATCCGCAGTCTGAACCGTTCTGCGCAGCGGGTGAGCGAAGGGTACCTGAATGAACAGATTCACATTAACCGGTCGGACGAAATCGGACAGCTGGCGGAGAATTATAATCTGATGGTAGGTTCTCTGCGTGGTATCGTTTCTGATATTTCAGACACTTCGGCACAGCTTGCCTCTTCAAGCCAGCAGCTTACAGCCACGACTGAGGAGAACTCCAAAGCCACTGCTTATGTGACCGGACTCGTGCAGGAATCTTCAGAAGGTGCTGAAACGCAGACTTCAGCGATGGCTGAGACCTCGCGTGCGATGGAGGAAATGTCTTCAGGTATCCAAAAAATCGCTGAAGCTGCAGCCACCATTGTAGACTCTTCGGCCAATACAGAAGCTGACGTGCTTAGCGGCAGCCTCAAGATCGAACAGGTCAGCCGGCAAATGGATGCCATCCGTACCTCCACCCACCATTCTTCGGAGCTGATTGGCCAATTAAACGGCCTGAACACCGAAGTCTCGGCTATGAGCAGCGCGATTACAGCCATTGCCGTGCAGACTAACCTGTTGTCACTGAACGCCGGAATCGAAGCCGCCCGGGCCGGAGAACATGGCAGAGGATTCGCTGTAGTCGCCACTGAGGTACGGAAGCTGGCGGATCAATCGAAGAATACAGCCGGAGATATCCAGGACACCCTGCTGCAGATGACCCGGCTTATTGACCAGACCTATGAAGCCATCCGGCATACGGTTGCAGCAGATGTAGATTTGGGCATTCAGGTTACAGCTGAAGCTAAGGAAGCGTTTATCAGTATTGAGCACTCCACGACCAAAATCAACAGCCAGCTGCATGACATCTCGGCCATTACCGAGCAAATGTCTGCCGGTGCGCAGGAGGTTGCTGCTTCTGTTCATGAAATTTCCGGCATCTCGCGTTCAACTTCAGATGCGTTCCAGAGCGTAACTGCGGCTACCGAGCAGCAGTTGGCCTCAATGGAAGAAATTTCCTCCTCCTCCACAGAGCTGTCCAAGATGGCCGCAGCACTGCAGCTTAAGATCGAACGCTTCAAGCTGGAGGACTAGTTCACACGGATTACAGTCCTATAGCTGCACACAAAAACCGTCACTCAGCAAATGCTGGGATGACGGTTTTTGTGTGCATTTCATTATCTTAAGCTAAAATCTCATCATCTTATTCTCTAGACGAGTACAGTCGAACCCATCAGATATCTATCCACTTCACGTGCCGCTTCACGGCCTTCGTTGATCGCCCAGACCACCAGACTCTGACCACGGCGCATATCTCCGGCTGAGAATACTTTATCCACATTGGTGTTGAATTTACCGTAACGGGCCTTTACATTACTGCGGCGGTCCGTATCCAGCTTGAGCTCCTCAATAATATCCTGCTCCGGTCCGTCGAAGCCGATCGCGATCAGCGCAAGCTGAGCGGGATAGACAGCCTCAGTTCCCGGAACCGGCTGGTAAATCTTCCGTCCGGTCTCATCCACCATACGGCGGATTTGCACGGTGTGCAGCTCCTTGAGGTTGCCTTCTTCATCGCCTACAAATTTCGTAGTCATGATGGAGAATTCACGCGGATCTTCTCCGAAAACCGCCTTGGCTTCCTGCTGGGCATAATCCAGCGTATAGACATTTGGGAATTGCGGCCATGGGTTAGCAATCGGATCGCGCTCCAGCGGCGCCTTGTCATGCGTACCGAACTGTGTAATGCTGCTGCAGCCGTGACGCAATGAGGTAGCCACGCAGTCGGAACCCGTGTCCCCGCCGCCAAGTACGATAACATCCTTGCCGGCAGCCGATACATAGTTGCCATCCTCCAGATTGGAATTCAGATAGCTCTTAATCGTACCGTTAAGGTAATCCATAGCGTACATTACGCCATTCAGTTCATTGCCTTCTACATTGAAGCGTCTGGCTTTGGTCGCTCCGCCGCAGAGTACAACGGCATCATATTCATCCACCAGCTGCTGTGCCGGAATATCCTTGCCGATTTCAGTATTCACTACGAACTGGATGCCTTCTGCTGCCAGCAGATCCACACGGCGCTGCACGACACGTTTGTCCAGCTTCATGGTAGGGATACCATACATCAGGAGGCCGCCGATGCGGTCACTGCGTTCAAAGACCGTCACAGTATGGCCCGCTTTGTTCAGCTGAGCTGCCGCCGCCAGACCTGCCGGTCCGGAACCGACAATGGCAACACGTTTGCCTGTGCGTTTCTCCGGAGGGTTCGGTACCACCCAACCCTCTTCAAAGCCTTTGTCCACAATTGCCAGCTCAATGGTCTTAATGGTGACAGGCTGGCCAATCAGGCCGACGGTACACGAACCCTCACAGGGTGCAGGACAGATGCTGCCCGTAAATTCCGGGAAATTATTCGTCTTGTGCAGGCGTTCCAGCGCTTCCTTCCACAATCCCCGGTAGACCAGATTATTCCATTCCGGAATAAGATTATGCACCGGACAGCCCGAGGTACCGCCGCTCATATCTATGCCGGTATGGCAATAAGGTGTTCCACAATCCATACAGCGTGCACCCTGAGTCCGAAGCTCGTCCTCGGTCAGATGCTCATGGAACTCTTCCCAATCCTTGATGCGCTGCTCGGGATCCCGGTCCCCTGGGAGCTGGCGCTTATACTCCATAAATCCAGTAGGTGTAGACATATTTACGTTTCCCCCATCCGTTCTCTTCGTGTTGATGTATAGTACACTATAACATACCTGCGGCAGAAATATATCTAATGCAGCGTAGGTGAAGAACCTGCATATTTTATACTACCTAGTGAAATATCATTTCTAATTTTAATTATAGTAGCATTCAATACTTTCACACTGTAATGGATTAATCTGCTGATTATTTGTACTATTTCACATCTTGTGTCAGAGAAAACGCTTTTTCGTTACTCCCTGCGTTCATATACAAAAAAACGGTAATCATAAGGATTCTGTTCATTGCGAATCCCTTGTGTACTTGAAATTTCGCTCCACTGGCTCCAGTTGACCTCCGGAAACTTCGTATCGCCCGCAATATCTGCGTAAATCCGCGTGACCAGCAGCTTGTCTGCATGAGGCAGCATTAGGCTGTAGATCTCCGCTCCGCCGATCACCATCAGCTCATCCTCTTTAAGGCCTTCTGCCAGGGCTTCTTCCAACGAGTGTACAACCTCCGCACCTTCTGGCGCAAAGCTGTGGTCCCGGGTCAGAATAAGGCTGGTGCGGCCTTTAAGCGGCTTCCCGCCGAGAGAGTCCCATGTTTTACGGCCCATCAGCATTCTTTTGCCGAGTGTCTCTGCTTTGAAATAAGCGAAATCCAGCGGCAAATGCCAGGGCATATCGTTATTCTTACCAATCACACCATTCGAAGCCATCGCCCAAATCATGGTGATACTCATATTCACGCCCTCTTTTCCATGAAATCATCGAATAGGTTTCCGGACAGGGTTATATAGCAACCGGCGCTTTGATCCCCGGATGATGGATATAGTCGGTAAACTCGAAGTCCTCAAACGTATAATCAAAAATACTGTCAGGCACCCGGCGGATATTCAGCTTCGGCAATGCGTAAGGCTCCCGCGCGAGCTGTGTGGCCACTTGCTCCATATGATTTGTATATATGTGCACATCGCCGCCTGACCAGACAAATTCACCAACCTCAAGCCCAGTCTGCTGGGCCACCATATGGGTGAGCAGCGCGTAGCTGGCAATGTTAAAAGGCAAACCCAGGAACGTGTCCACAGAACGCATGGTAAGCATACAGGACAGCTTCCCGCCCGCTACATAGAACTGAAACACAAAATGGCATGGCGGTAGCTTCATCTGCTCAATCTCACCTACATTCCAGGCACTGACGATATGACGGCGGGAATCCGGATTATGCTTAATCGACTCAATAACATTCGCAATCTGATCGATATGTCGTCCGTCCTTGCTCTCCCAGGCCCGCCACTGCGAACCGTATACCGGTCCCAGCTCACCGTTCTCATCCGCCCATTCATCCCAGATAGAGACTCCATTCTCCTTCAGATAAGAAGTATTGGTATCCCCTTTGAGGAACCAGAGCAGCTCATGCACCACCGATTTCAGATGGATGCGTTTGGTGGTCATCAGCGGAAATCCCTTCGACAGATCGAAGCGGAGCTGACGCCCGAATACAGACAAAGTGCCTGTACCGGTCCGGTCGCCTTTGGCTGTACCGTTGTCCAGTATATCCTGTAATAAATCCAAGTAATTACGCAAGCAGTATCGCACCCCACTCTCTTTTTTTCTTATATCAGTTTACCATGAGCTGACCGTCCTTGTAACTTGTTCGCGCGCAGAAAATGCAATTTCCTGCGGTCAGCAAATACTGACAAAAGCAGTTTTTCCTAATCCTGATAATAGAGGAAATTAATTTGCCCAGCAACTGATTGCTGTTATGATACGGAACCCTTTCCTCCTAGCGCCCATCGAAAAGAGGATGTCCCCTTAACCATTCTAGATGGCCTTGGAAACATCCTCTTGATCCTTACCCAAGTAAAACGTAAAGGGTATTATTTGATCACGTGAATCGGGTGTCCTTCTACCAGCTCAGCCGCTTCCATGACGATTTCGCCAAGGGTCGGATGCGCGTGGATGGTCAGGGCGATATCTTCGAGCGTAGCGCCCATTTCAATGGCCAGACCCAGCTCAGCGATCAGGTTGGAAGCTTCGATACCGACGATTTGCGCGCCGAGCACCTGATTATTGTCGCTCTTAGCCACAATCTTGATGAAGCCTTCCGGAGCATTCAGGGAAACGGCACGGCCGTTGCCTGCGAACGGGAATTTGCCGCTCTTCACAGCATAGCCCTTGTCCTTCGCTTCTTTCTCAGTCAGGCCTACGCTGGAGCATTCAGGATCTGTGAATACTACTGCAGGCATAACCTTGTAGTCAACAACCGATTTGTGACCGGAAATTGCTTCAGCCGCAATTTTACCTTCGTAAGAAGCCTTATGTGCCAGAGCAAGACCGGGAACGATGTCGCCGATGGCAAAGATATTAGGAATATTAGTGCGTCCCTGGTGGTCGACTTTGACCAGACCGCGTTCGTCCAGCTCAACACCGATCAGATCCAGACCCAGTTCACCGTCAGTGTTAGGACGACGGCCTACAGTAACCAGCAGGTAATCGGCAGTTACTTCTTTGGACTCGCCGCCCACGGAGTACTTCACGGTTACTTCCTTGTCGTTCTGAACAGCACTTTCAGCTTTGGCGTTAGTCACAATTTCAATACCGGTCTTCGCCATATTTTTGGCAACCAGACGGGTCATGTCTTTGTCAAAGCCAGGCAGAACCGTGTCCAGACCTTCAATGATGGTTACTTTGGTTCCGAATTTGGAGTACATCTGACCAAGCTCTGCGCCGATATAGCCGCCGCCGATAACAATCATGCTCTTCGGAATTTCCGGCAGATCAAGTGCTTCTGTCGAGGACAGAATGCGTCCGCCGAACGGGAAAGGCTTCAATTCAATCGGACGGGAGCCCGTTGCGATGATACAGTTGTTGAATTTGTAGCGCGGGGATTCATGATCATTGAACAAACGGGCTTCGTTTGTGCTGATGAACATAGCTTCACCGCTGAATACTTCAATTTTGTTGCCTTTCATCAGGCTGGTTACACCCGAAGTCATTCTTTTGACAACGCCGTTTTTGAACTCCTGGGTTTTGGCCCAGTCCACTTTGACGTTCTCGGCAGTAACACCGAATACCTCGCCGTGCTGTGCAGCTTCGAACTGATGAGCTGCCGAGATCAGCGCCTTGGAAGGAATACAGCCGCGGTTCAAGCACACGCCGCCGAGTTCCGATTTATCTACAATGATCACCTTTTGGCCAAGCTGGGCGGCACGGATTGCCGCCACATACCCGCCGGGACCTGCACCAATTACCAATGTGTCGATTTCGATTGAAGCGTCTCCGACTACCATTTATTACACCTCCATAACTAACATATCAGGATTTGCAAGCAGGGTCTTAATGTAATTCATGAAGTTCTGAGCGGTTGCACCATCGATAATACGGTGGTCAAAGCTCAAGGACAAGGCCATAACAGGAGCAGCGACGATTTCGCCATTCTTAACGACCGGCTTCTCAGTGATGCGTCCCGTACCCAGAATTGCAACTTCAGGGAAGTTGATAATTGGGGTGAAGAACATACCGCCTGCGGAACCGATGTTGCTGATCGAAATGGTGCTGCCTTTCATTTCATTCGGAGCCAGTTTGCCGTCGCGTCCGCGGACTGCCAGATCTGTAATCGCGCTTGCGATCATCCAGATGCTCTTGCGGTCAGCGTCTTTGATTACAGGAACGATCAGACCGTTGTCTGTATCTGTAGCGATACCGATGTTGTAGTATTTCTTGTAGACAATTTCGTTCGTTGCTTCATCAATCATAGCGTTAAGCGCAGGGAATTGACGGGAAGCTGCAACGAGTGCCTTCACGATGAACGGAAGGTAAGTTACCTTCACGCCTTTCTTCTCGGCTACAGGTTTCATGCGGGCGCGGAAGGCTACAAGCTCCGTAACATCCACTTCGTCCATAATGGTAACATGCGGTGCTGTGTATGCCGATTTAACCATAGCATTGGCAATGGCTTTACGGATACCCTTGAATGGTACGCGTTCTTCTTCAAGGTTTGCATTGCCGGAAGCTGTTGGTGCTGCTGCCTTAGCTTTTGGAGCTTCTGTTGCTGCTGCAGGTGCAGATGCCGCCGCAGGAGCCGCCGATGCCGCAGGTGCTGCTGATCCGCCCTTCAGGAAGGCTTCTACATCTTCAAGTGTGATCTTGCCGTTCTTGCCGGAGCCATTGACCTGAGAGATGTCAACACTCTTATCACGGGCAAATTTGCGTACGCTAGGGGTTGCCAGCACTTCACGGTTAGGAGCCGGAGCTGCTGCCGCTGCTGCCGGAGCCTGGGAAGGAGCTGCTGCCTGTGCACCAGACGCTTCTGCATGGCCGCCTTCCTGCTGAGGAACATCGCCTTCTGCAGCAATGATTGCCACCACTTCGCCTACACGGCATACTTGACCGTCTTTGGTGAACACTTCTACTACGGTACCGTTGACAGGAGAAGGAACTTCAACTACAGCCTTATCATTCTGCACTTCCATGATGATATCATCGTCGGTGATTTTGTCGCCGACCTTGATGTGCATCTTGATGATTTCCCCTTCATGCAGACCTTCGCCGAGTTCAGGGAACTTATATTCAAAGTTACTGGTTCCGCCTGTTGCAGGGCTGCTGGCTGCCGGAGATGACGTTGTATCTGCTCCGCCTTTAGCTGCATCTGCTTCCTGGGAAGCCTGTTCTGCAGGATGGCCGCCTTCCTGTTCAGGAACTTCGCCTTCTGCATCAATAATTGCCACTACTTCACCCACACGGCATACTTGGCCGTCTTTGGTGAAGACTTCAAGCACTGTGCCGTTAACCGGACAAGGAACCTCTACTACTGCCTTGTCATTCTGAACTTCCATTACGATATCGTCATCGGTTACTTTATCGCCGGCTTTGATATGCATTTTGATAATTTCGCCTTCATGCAGACCTTCGCCCAGCTCAGGGAACCGGTACTCAAATTTTGCCACCTTGATAACCTCCTAAAAGTTATGTTTACATACACTTAGTTTGTAAGCAGTACAATGCATTGCAGAAACGGGTGCCGCCCTTTTGCAAGGACGGCAAGGTAATTTTCTCTTAGAATTCCATTACTTTCTTCACTGCCGCAATGACACGCGCTGGTGTAGGAATCCAGGAATCCTCAATTTGTGCGAACGGGAAGATGGTATCAGGGCCAGCTACACGAAGCACAGGAGCTTCAAGATGCAGCAGAGCTTTTTCATTTATTTGAGCAATCACTTCTGCGGCTACGCCGGAGCTTTTTTGTGCTTCTTGGACTACAATGGCACGGTTGGTCTTCTTAATAGAAGCAACAATCGTATCAATATCAATCGGGCTAACCGTACGCAAGTCGATAATTTCGGCTTTGATGCCGTCTTTTTCGAGCTGATCGGCCGCTTTGGTAGCAGTATGTACCATCAGGCCGTAAGTGATGATTGAGACATCAGTTCCTTCGCGTACTACATTAGCTTTACCCAATTCAATGGTGTATTCACCTTCAGGCACTTCTGCACGGAAAGCATGGTACAGGTTCAAGTGCTCCATGAAGAATACAGGGTCATTGTCGCGGATCGAAGCGATCAGCAGTCCCTTAGCATCGTATGGATTGGAAGGAATTACAACCTTGATACCCGGGCTCTGGGCAATCAGGCCTTCCAGGGAATCGGTATGAAGTTCGGCTGCTTTGACGCCGCCGCCGAATGGAGTGCGGAAGACTACAGGAGCATTGTATCTGCCCCCGGAACGCCAGCGCAGGCGGGCAGCCTGAATGACGATTTGATCAAGTGCTTCGAAGATGAAGCCTACGAATTGGATTTCGGCAATCGGACGGAAACCCTGCACGCCAAGCCCGAAAGCCAAACCTCCGATTGCGGATTCAGCCAGCGGAGTATCGAAGATACGCTCCTCGCCAAATTCCTTTTGCAGCCCTTCCGTTAC
This window contains:
- a CDS encoding proline--tRNA ligase; its protein translation is MRQTNLFVTTLREAPAEAETMSHQLLLRAGYIRQLAAGVYTYMPLGRRVLRKIENIVREEMDASGAQELLMPSLQPAELWKESDRYDVYGKELMKLQDRHEREFVLGPTHEEVVTALVRDEINSYRRLPLTVYQIQTKFRDERRPRSGLLRGREFLMKDAYSFDTGWEGLDLNYEQMYNAYGRIFNRCGLTYRAVQANAGAIGGKGQNHEFMALSEIGEDTVAVCSICDYAANLEQAEVRGVAAFEERDYSGIPVPVKFHTPNQKTIQQLEQESRIKPQEIIKTLIYTDGGKTFAVLVRGDHEVNELKVQKYLGCGEIALAEYDSVQAVAGVESGFVGPVGLSLTILVDAAVAGMTEAVTGAGDKDYHLSGVVPGRDFTLTHVGDFRNAASGDLCPECGEEKLVFHQGIEVGHVFKLGTVYSEKLGATFLDTAGRSQPMVMGCYGIGISRLLSSVAEQNHDDQGLNWPAAIAPYTVHILLMSVKDKGQREVAEALYAQLTAIGIETLLDDRDERAGVKFKDSGLIGIPVALVVGKGAAEQKVEYMDRRAGTKEVIDISEAVARVSGI
- a CDS encoding methyl-accepting chemotaxis protein, giving the protein MSKSVNRSKRKSKSGSLQRKMMILFSIMLVIPILLVSTFSYFSANKQLEIKMQDSTHSSVDLVASTINEYVSAAMRNVDLLSQQINSSDIDANSPETRTLIELFMKAHPELEILTVGNDQGAWMKAPDPGKQEYDPRTRDWYKATLLNPGKITIIDPFVSATTGNYTLFISETLKDGQGAITTSLNLKALSEKINKTTPGETGYFYIVDRNHKFVSHPIKAAGDDVADYVVEMLVNESGDLNYTNPDSGMDMRGYYTTDANTGFKIVGILPTQEFSDATQPIINTGAIVLAVSLIVSMTLLFLIIRSITNPIRSLNRSAQRVSEGYLNEQIHINRSDEIGQLAENYNLMVGSLRGIVSDISDTSAQLASSSQQLTATTEENSKATAYVTGLVQESSEGAETQTSAMAETSRAMEEMSSGIQKIAEAAATIVDSSANTEADVLSGSLKIEQVSRQMDAIRTSTHHSSELIGQLNGLNTEVSAMSSAITAIAVQTNLLSLNAGIEAARAGEHGRGFAVVATEVRKLADQSKNTAGDIQDTLLQMTRLIDQTYEAIRHTVAADVDLGIQVTAEAKEAFISIEHSTTKINSQLHDISAITEQMSAGAQEVAASVHEISGISRSTSDAFQSVTAATEQQLASMEEISSSSTELSKMAAALQLKIERFKLED
- a CDS encoding glutamate synthase subunit beta; protein product: MSTPTGFMEYKRQLPGDRDPEQRIKDWEEFHEHLTEDELRTQGARCMDCGTPYCHTGIDMSGGTSGCPVHNLIPEWNNLVYRGLWKEALERLHKTNNFPEFTGSICPAPCEGSCTVGLIGQPVTIKTIELAIVDKGFEEGWVVPNPPEKRTGKRVAIVGSGPAGLAAAAQLNKAGHTVTVFERSDRIGGLLMYGIPTMKLDKRVVQRRVDLLAAEGIQFVVNTEIGKDIPAQQLVDEYDAVVLCGGATKARRFNVEGNELNGVMYAMDYLNGTIKSYLNSNLEDGNYVSAAGKDVIVLGGGDTGSDCVATSLRHGCSSITQFGTHDKAPLERDPIANPWPQFPNVYTLDYAQQEAKAVFGEDPREFSIMTTKFVGDEEGNLKELHTVQIRRMVDETGRKIYQPVPGTEAVYPAQLALIAIGFDGPEQDIIEELKLDTDRRSNVKARYGKFNTNVDKVFSAGDMRRGQSLVVWAINEGREAAREVDRYLMGSTVLV
- a CDS encoding dihydrofolate reductase translates to MSITMIWAMASNGVIGKNNDMPWHLPLDFAYFKAETLGKRMLMGRKTWDSLGGKPLKGRTSLILTRDHSFAPEGAEVVHSLEEALAEGLKEDELMVIGGAEIYSLMLPHADKLLVTRIYADIAGDTKFPEVNWSQWSEISSTQGIRNEQNPYDYRFFVYERRE
- the thyA gene encoding thymidylate synthase, translated to MRNYLDLLQDILDNGTAKGDRTGTGTLSVFGRQLRFDLSKGFPLMTTKRIHLKSVVHELLWFLKGDTNTSYLKENGVSIWDEWADENGELGPVYGSQWRAWESKDGRHIDQIANVIESIKHNPDSRRHIVSAWNVGEIEQMKLPPCHFVFQFYVAGGKLSCMLTMRSVDTFLGLPFNIASYALLTHMVAQQTGLEVGEFVWSGGDVHIYTNHMEQVATQLAREPYALPKLNIRRVPDSIFDYTFEDFEFTDYIHHPGIKAPVAI
- the lpdA gene encoding dihydrolipoyl dehydrogenase; translated protein: MVVGDASIEIDTLVIGAGPGGYVAAIRAAQLGQKVIIVDKSELGGVCLNRGCIPSKALISAAHQFEAAQHGEVFGVTAENVKVDWAKTQEFKNGVVKRMTSGVTSLMKGNKIEVFSGEAMFISTNEARLFNDHESPRYKFNNCIIATGSRPIELKPFPFGGRILSSTEALDLPEIPKSMIVIGGGYIGAELGQMYSKFGTKVTIIEGLDTVLPGFDKDMTRLVAKNMAKTGIEIVTNAKAESAVQNDKEVTVKYSVGGESKEVTADYLLVTVGRRPNTDGELGLDLIGVELDERGLVKVDHQGRTNIPNIFAIGDIVPGLALAHKASYEGKIAAEAISGHKSVVDYKVMPAVVFTDPECSSVGLTEKEAKDKGYAVKSGKFPFAGNGRAVSLNAPEGFIKIVAKSDNNQVLGAQIVGIEASNLIAELGLAIEMGATLEDIALTIHAHPTLGEIVMEAAELVEGHPIHVIK
- a CDS encoding 2-oxo acid dehydrogenase subunit E2, with product MAKFEYRFPELGEGLHEGEIIKMHIKAGDKVTDDDIVMEVQNDKAVVEVPCPVNGTVLEVFTKDGQVCRVGEVVAIIDAEGEVPEQEGGHPAEQASQEADAAKGGADTTSSPAASSPATGGTSNFEYKFPELGEGLHEGEIIKMHIKVGDKITDDDIIMEVQNDKAVVEVPSPVNGTVVEVFTKDGQVCRVGEVVAIIAAEGDVPQQEGGHAEASGAQAAAPSQAPAAAAAAPAPNREVLATPSVRKFARDKSVDISQVNGSGKNGKITLEDVEAFLKGGSAAPAASAAPAAASAPAAATEAPKAKAAAPTASGNANLEEERVPFKGIRKAIANAMVKSAYTAPHVTIMDEVDVTELVAFRARMKPVAEKKGVKVTYLPFIVKALVAASRQFPALNAMIDEATNEIVYKKYYNIGIATDTDNGLIVPVIKDADRKSIWMIASAITDLAVRGRDGKLAPNEMKGSTISISNIGSAGGMFFTPIINFPEVAILGTGRITEKPVVKNGEIVAAPVMALSLSFDHRIIDGATAQNFMNYIKTLLANPDMLVMEV
- a CDS encoding alpha-ketoacid dehydrogenase subunit beta, whose amino-acid sequence is MAQMNMKEAIRDAMRVELTRDPNVLIFGEDVGNVGGVFRVTEGLQKEFGEERIFDTPLAESAIGGLAFGLGVQGFRPIAEIQFVGFIFEALDQIVIQAARLRWRSGGRYNAPVVFRTPFGGGVKAAELHTDSLEGLIAQSPGIKVVIPSNPYDAKGLLIASIRDNDPVFFMEHLNLYHAFRAEVPEGEYTIELGKANVVREGTDVSIITYGLMVHTATKAADQLEKDGIKAEIIDLRTVSPIDIDTIVASIKKTNRAIVVQEAQKSSGVAAEVIAQINEKALLHLEAPVLRVAGPDTIFPFAQIEDSWIPTPARVIAAVKKVMEF